One window of the Paraburkholderia sp. PGU19 genome contains the following:
- a CDS encoding MFS transporter produces the protein MEYSTGSRWDTAYEWKAVVLLSLGFGLVGIDRFMIMPLFPIMMKDLHLDYQDLGHITGALAVAWGVSAMFMGNLSDRIGHRKVIIPAIIVFSLLAGLSGLATGVGSLVLIRAAMGFAEGAYTPASIIATLDASKPTRHGRNIGMQQMALPLFGLGIAPILVTQLLKVLPWHWIFAVVSIPGLLVAFLMVKVLRNTQPAAAALHTATDDTALHKWTGIFRYRNISLNIVGMLCWLTCLVVLSALFPSYLIDYLHLSMQQMGYVLSAIGFGGTLGTLVMPALSDRLGRKPVMICSVVGAAVFLFLLMRTGANPTLLFTYLTLTLLFVFSMITLTVGPLSAESVPAKLMSTASGLVVGIGEVFGGGLAPAIAGYIAKHFGIQYIMHLGLAALAIGFVVTLSLKETAPARARLQAPAVALD, from the coding sequence ATGGAATACAGCACCGGTTCCAGGTGGGATACCGCCTATGAGTGGAAGGCCGTGGTCCTGCTGTCACTGGGCTTCGGACTGGTCGGCATCGATCGGTTCATGATCATGCCGCTCTTTCCCATCATGATGAAGGATCTGCATCTGGACTATCAGGACCTTGGCCACATCACCGGTGCTCTGGCCGTCGCGTGGGGTGTCTCGGCGATGTTCATGGGAAACCTGTCCGACCGCATCGGCCACCGCAAGGTGATCATACCCGCGATCATCGTATTTTCGCTGTTAGCGGGCTTGAGCGGCCTTGCGACGGGCGTCGGCTCGCTGGTCCTGATTCGCGCGGCGATGGGCTTTGCCGAGGGCGCGTATACGCCTGCGAGCATTATCGCGACCCTTGATGCATCAAAGCCAACGCGTCACGGTCGGAACATCGGCATGCAGCAGATGGCGCTGCCACTGTTCGGCCTGGGTATCGCGCCGATCCTCGTGACGCAACTGCTCAAGGTATTACCGTGGCACTGGATCTTCGCGGTGGTGTCGATTCCGGGTTTGCTGGTTGCTTTCCTGATGGTGAAGGTGCTGCGCAATACTCAACCAGCGGCGGCTGCATTGCACACGGCGACGGACGACACCGCCCTCCACAAGTGGACCGGTATCTTTCGCTACCGCAACATATCATTGAACATCGTCGGCATGCTGTGCTGGCTGACGTGCCTCGTCGTACTGAGCGCGCTTTTTCCCAGCTACCTGATCGACTACCTGCACTTGAGCATGCAGCAGATGGGTTACGTGCTTTCGGCGATTGGCTTCGGCGGCACGCTTGGCACGCTCGTGATGCCGGCGCTTTCCGATCGACTGGGAAGAAAGCCGGTCATGATCTGTTCGGTGGTCGGCGCGGCCGTCTTCCTGTTCCTTCTGATGCGGACCGGTGCGAACCCGACATTGCTGTTCACGTACCTCACGCTCACGCTTCTTTTTGTCTTCAGCATGATCACACTGACAGTGGGACCGTTGAGCGCGGAATCGGTACCGGCGAAACTGATGTCAACGGCTTCAGGTCTGGTGGTCGGCATTGGAGAAGTCTTCGGTGGTGGACTCGCACCGGCGATTGCGGGTTACATTGCCAAGCATTTCGGGATCCAGTACATCATGCATCTTGGGCTGGCTGCGCTCGCCATCGGATTTGTCGTGACGCTCAGTCTGAAGGAAACGGCACCCGCCCGGGCGCGCTTGCAGGCGCCTGCCGTCGCCTTGGACTGA
- a CDS encoding porin, with translation MRKTLCALVASCAFTSHAQAQGSVTLFGILDVGVSYVSNENGHHNFKADDSIWTPSIWGIRGVEDLGGGYKTLFELASQFSVNSGAGIPGPNADFNRQAVVGLSKDDVGRITFGQQYNLMADFLFFPPARLDGAFTYGGLYNMRQGPFAALGIPQNPTGSFDFDQTGGTSRVSNSVKVESATFAGLRLGALYGFGNTPGSFSANNTIGFGVNYAIGGFGIAAAYNETRYPALNDGHDGIRNFGGGLGQTIGDVYLNALYTNTRNTLTGGVVQAVQVGGLYTFMPDIRFGANYQYMKGNAQLSHNRAQQITSAAQYLLSKRTTLYAEAVYQWTGGDVEGGHNAWINGAGQSSTTHQVIGRLGLQTAF, from the coding sequence ATGAGGAAGACACTATGCGCGCTGGTCGCATCATGCGCATTCACCTCGCACGCTCAAGCGCAAGGCAGCGTGACGCTGTTCGGTATTCTCGACGTCGGCGTGAGCTATGTGAGCAACGAAAACGGACACCACAACTTCAAAGCTGACGACTCGATCTGGACGCCCAGCATCTGGGGCATCCGTGGCGTCGAAGATCTGGGCGGAGGCTACAAGACCCTGTTCGAGCTTGCGTCGCAGTTCTCAGTGAACAGCGGCGCAGGAATCCCGGGGCCCAATGCCGATTTCAACCGACAGGCTGTCGTCGGTCTGTCAAAAGACGATGTTGGACGCATTACGTTCGGTCAGCAATACAACCTGATGGCGGATTTCCTCTTCTTTCCGCCTGCGAGACTGGATGGAGCCTTCACTTATGGCGGCCTTTACAACATGCGCCAGGGACCGTTCGCCGCGCTCGGCATCCCGCAGAATCCGACCGGCTCGTTCGACTTCGATCAGACTGGCGGGACTTCGCGCGTGTCGAACTCGGTCAAGGTCGAATCCGCCACCTTCGCAGGTTTGAGACTCGGCGCACTGTACGGCTTCGGCAATACGCCCGGCTCATTTTCCGCGAACAACACGATCGGGTTCGGCGTGAACTATGCGATCGGCGGCTTCGGCATTGCGGCCGCGTACAACGAAACCCGCTACCCGGCGCTAAACGACGGTCACGACGGAATCCGCAATTTCGGCGGCGGGCTCGGTCAGACCATCGGCGACGTGTATCTCAACGCGCTCTACACCAACACGCGCAATACGCTGACGGGCGGCGTCGTGCAGGCGGTTCAGGTCGGCGGGCTGTACACGTTCATGCCGGACATCCGCTTCGGCGCGAACTATCAGTACATGAAGGGCAACGCGCAGCTCAGCCACAACAGGGCGCAGCAAATCACGAGCGCCGCTCAGTATCTCCTGTCCAAGCGCACGACGTTGTACGCCGAAGCCGTCTACCAATGGACCGGCGGCGACGTAGAAGGCGGGCACAACGCCTGGATCAACGGCGCGGGCCAGTCGAGCACCACGCATCAGGTCATCGGTCGGCTCGGGCTGCAGACCGCTTTCTAA